One segment of Palaemon carinicauda isolate YSFRI2023 chromosome 35, ASM3689809v2, whole genome shotgun sequence DNA contains the following:
- the LOC137627381 gene encoding uncharacterized protein encodes MLQAKFNQEQLRIEREREQEQLRLQREREQEKHELQVLHLRQVPAESKFNIGNAIKLMPVFKETEALEFFTVFEKLANRLEWPENMWTTLVQCRLMGKAQKIYAALNEEMSADYSQVKNLILKAYELVPEAYRQKFRNMKKGWEETFVEFARRRRVAFQEWLKAKGVEDFDALKELILVEEFENNINFDLKTHLEDLKLDLLDTLAVAADEFFLSHKGNYRFSDKAKWGTKRNPSGKGASQSPGKRTKESPDRGEKPGSPKKGGKLVCWHCGQPGRIKEKCRLWLDKAKPVGLLGRDSTATDECFKKYVSEGVVSIKGQNRSERRVKLLRDTGAAQSIILRSVLPEGLSQGQEKFVLLGGFPRTVTACPLVELVLKSKWVKGPINLAIVDELPIKGVDVIVANDCEMRTPGNCPQVQGKSVKTEKPVFVVTRSGAQSKSREMDFMGLDKLFEKNGSEVSVTGNPMLSSVKDENGKWAIDTFAATQKAEFEKERSKKVSQDNSRPHLEWKDGVLKRISRAKRAPADAWEVREQIVVPVNYRRKLLELAHDNLLSGHLGINKTFKKLSDLFFWPSLRRDVKKFVKTCKVCQTTGKPNQKIPKAPLQPIPAIGEPFEESQGQLERFHQTLKSMLSKYVQQEPKNWDQVIPYLLFAFRSIPSDVMGFSPFELTFGHKVRGPLEVVKDHWEGVKPRVNLLNFLRDSREKLINSWDFALKTLEVSQRKMKERYDMKTKLRNFQVGEEVLVLLPIPGNPFKAKFSGPWKILKEVNDLNYVVETPDWRKTQVCHVNMLKAYQGRETIRPVLSLAKVEEKEEFGETSSMSLLGNSVALGNLPGMLDHLSATQSKGVMNLITKFTVLFQDVPGLTSLLMHDIEVGDARPIKQHPYRVNPSKRDIIKQEVDYMLLHDLIQRSFSPLSSPAVLVKKEGGGQRMCFDYRKVNAVTESDCFPLPRVEDCINDVGAAKYISKFDLLKGYWQVPLTERAKEISAFVTSEGLYSCNVMPFGMKNASATFQRLMNQVIDKLEGVVVYIDDLVVYSNSWESHLKNMECLFERLRAAGLVINLNKCDFAKVKIIYLGHEVRHGKILPKSVNIQSILDFQVPENRRGIRRFLGMVGYYRRFILNFADVANPLTNLLKKGQRVCWTAECQDAFDKLKSTMINTPILKTPNFKEPFCLAVDASDVGVGAVLSQGCDGEEYPVAYFSKKLSPAQQKYSTVEKETLGLILSLEHF; translated from the exons atgttacaagcaaaatttaatcaggaacaactaagaatagaacgggaaagagaacaggaacaattaagattacaaagggaaagagaacaggaaaagcatgaattacaagtactccacctaaggcaagttcctgccgaaagcaaatttaacatagggaatgctattaaattaatgcctgtctttaaggaaacagaagccttggagtttttcactgtgttcgagaaactagcaaatagactagaatggccagaaaacatgtggactacgctggtacaatgtaggttaatgggtaaagcacagaaaatatatgctgccctgaacgaagaaatgagtgctgactattcccaagtgaaaaatttgattttaaaagcgtacgagctggtacctgaagcctaccgtcagaaatttcgaaatatgaagaagggatgggaggagactttcgtggaatttgcacggaggagaagagtggcttttcaggaatggttgaaagccaaaggtgtggaagattttgatgctttaaaagaattgatactcgttgaagaatttgaaaataatattaattttgatctgaaaactcacttagaggatcttaagttggatcttttggatactttggctgtagcagctgatgagtttttcctttcccacaaggggaactatcggttcagtgataaggcaaagtggggcacaaaaaggaatccaagtggaaaaggtgcaagtcagtcacctggaaagaggacaaaggaatcaccggatagaggtgagaagccagggtcaccaaagaaaggtggaaaactggtgtgctggcattgtgggcaaccaggtcgcataaaagagaagtgccggttgtggttggataaagcaaagccagtgggtctgttgggtcgggactcgactgcaacagatgagtgtttcaaaaagtatgtctctgaaggtgtagtgagcatcaaagggcagaataggtcagagagacgggtaaagcttttaagggacacgggagcggcgcaatccataattttgcgttcggtattgccggaaggactgagccagggacaggagaaatttgtgttactagggggattcccgagaacagtaacggcatgccccttggtagagttagtgttaaaatctaaatgggtaaaaggacccataaatctggcaattgtggatgaattacccataaagggagtggacgtgatagtggccaacgactgtgagatgcggactccaggtaattgtcctcaggtgcaaggtaagtcggtaaagactgaaaagcctgttttcgtggtcacgcgttcgggagcccaaagcaagtccagggagatggactttatggggctcgataaattatttgagaaaaatggttctgaggtaagtgtaactggaaatcccatgttgtcttccgtgaaggacgagaatggtaaatgggcaattgatacatttgcggcgactcagaaggcggagtttgagaaggagaggagtaagaaagtcagtcaggataatagtcgtcctcatttagaatggaaggacggagtgttgaaaaggataagtcgagcaaaacgagcacctgcagatgcatgggaggtgagagaacagattgtggtaccagtgaactacagacgtaagttattagagctagctcatgacaaccttctgtctggtcatctaggtataaataaaacttttaaaaaactttcagatttgtttttctggccttctcttagaagagacgtcaagaagtttgtgaagacctgcaaagtctgccagacaacggggaagccgaatcagaaaatcccgaaagcaccactgcagccaattccagccattggagaaccctttgaagag agccaaggacaactggaaagatttcaccaaacattgaaatcaatgcttagtaagtatgtgcagcaggaacccaagaattgggaccaggtaattccttatttattatttgctttcagatctattcctagtgatgtaatggggttttcgccatttgaactaacttttggtcataaagtaaggggacctttagaagtagtgaaggatcactgggagggagtaaaacctcgggtaaatttgctgaactttttaagggattcaagggaaaagttgatcaattcttgggattttgctttaaaaactttggaggtgagtcaaagaaaaatgaaagagcgttatgatatgaaaaccaaattacgaaattttcaggttggcgaagaggtgttggtgttgcttccaattccaggcaatccatttaaagccaaattctcggggccctggaagatcttaaaggaggtgaatgacctaaactatgttgttgaaacccctgactggaggaagactcaagtatgccatgttaatatgctaaaagcctaccagggcagggaaaccatccgaccagttctgtctttagccaaggtggaggagaaagaagaatttggtgaaacttccagtatgagtttgctgggaaattccgtagctttgggaaatctacccgggatgttggatcatttaagtgccacccaatccaagggggtaatgaacttgataacaaagttcacagttttatttcaggacgttccaggactaaccagtctacttatgcatgatatagaggtgggagatgctcgtcccattaaacaacatccatatagagtgaatccatccaaaagggacatcattaagcaagaggtagattACATGCTACttcatgatctaattcaaaggagtttcagcccgtTGAGTTCTCCAGCagtgctagtcaaaaaggaagggggaggacaaagaatgtgctttgactatcgtaaggtaaatgcagttactgagtctgattgttttcctctgcccagggtggaagattgcataaatgatgtcggcgctgccaagtacataagtaagtttgatcttttaaagggttattggcaagttccattaacagaaagggctaaagaaatatcagcttttgttacgtcggaaggtttgtattcatgcaatgtcatgccttttggtatgaaaaatgcctctgccacttttcagaggttgatgaatcaagtgattgataagttagagggggtagttgtctacatagatgaccttgtagtttacagtaatagttgggagtctcatttgaaaaacatggaatgcttgttcgagaggctgcgtgcagctggtctggtgattaatttaaacaagtgtgattttgcaaaagtcaaaataatctatttaggtcatgaggtgagacatggcaaaattctcccaaaatcggtaaatattcagtcaatcctcgattttcaggtaccagagaatcgaagaggtattcgccgatttttggggatggtgggtTATTATAGGCGGTTTatattgaactttgcagatgtggctaatccactgaccaacttgcttaagaaaggtcagcgtgtctgctggactgcagaatgtcaggatgcttttgataagttgaagtcaaccatgattaacactccaatacttaaaactccgaattttaaggaacctttttgcttggctgtggatgctagcgacgtgggtgttggagcggtattatcacaaggttgtgatggtgaagagtatccggtggcgtatttttcaaagaaactgtctccagctcagcaaaaatattcaacggttgaaaaggagactttaggactcattttatcctTGGAGCACTTTTAG